One stretch of Estrella lausannensis DNA includes these proteins:
- the rpsP gene encoding 30S ribosomal protein S16 has translation MGLKIRFRRQGRINMPTYRLVVTDCRTKRDGKYVEALGWYNPTAPSEENTLSLKADRIAHWLAQGAEITERARSIVKKVAPEVIRTQTQKEIAHRAKISQKRKARRKAVKAA, from the coding sequence ATGGGGTTGAAAATCCGTTTTAGAAGACAAGGGCGCATCAATATGCCCACCTATCGGCTTGTCGTTACCGATTGCCGCACTAAAAGAGACGGCAAATATGTCGAAGCCTTAGGTTGGTACAACCCGACGGCGCCAAGCGAAGAGAATACGCTTTCTCTGAAAGCAGACCGTATTGCCCACTGGCTTGCACAGGGCGCAGAAATTACTGAAAGAGCACGTTCGATCGTTAAGAAAGTAGCTCCTGAAGTGATTCGTACCCAGACGCAAAAAGAAATTGCGCACAGGGCAAAAATTTCTCAGAAGAGAAAGGCAAGAAGAAAAGCTGTTAAAGCAGCCTAA
- the rplS gene encoding 50S ribosomal protein L19: MKRAVIQMLEKRHLKSDIPQFKVGDTLKIHTRIVEGDKERVQVFTGTVIARKGTGLSETFSLHRVAFGEGMERVFPLHSPRIAKIEVMQRGDVRRSKLYYLRGTHGKKSKVKALYTAVSASNTAATAAPVQMAESGLSKEQE, from the coding sequence ATGAAACGAGCTGTGATCCAAATGCTGGAAAAGCGGCATCTCAAAAGCGATATCCCCCAGTTTAAAGTGGGAGACACGCTGAAGATCCACACAAGAATTGTTGAAGGCGACAAGGAAAGGGTGCAGGTGTTCACCGGCACTGTAATCGCAAGAAAAGGAACCGGCTTGTCCGAGACATTTTCCCTGCACCGTGTAGCTTTTGGAGAAGGCATGGAGAGAGTATTTCCTCTGCACAGCCCCCGTATTGCCAAGATCGAAGTAATGCAGCGCGGCGACGTCAGAAGAAGCAAGCTCTATTACCTCCGCGGAACACACGGTAAGAAGTCTAAAGTTAAAGCTCTCTATACAGCTGTCTCTGCCAGCAACACTGCTGCTACTGCAGCACCCGTTCAGATGGCAGAATCCGGACTGAGTAAAGAACAAGAGTAA
- a CDS encoding ribonuclease HII — MSKDTPGGAEEMTRLYEMTSFEREASAQGHTAIAGVDEAGRGPLAGPVVAAAAIVPPGLYIPYINDSKKLSPARRKELFHAIKSNSSILTAVGIVSPDEIDRINIYQATQEAMRIAVRALPQKPDILLVDGMKIGEFPYLQWKIIKGDALSQSIAAASIIAKETRDALMEEYDRLYPGYGFLKHKGYGTAMHLDAIEKLGPCPIHRRSFAPIRDF, encoded by the coding sequence ATGTCAAAGGACACTCCAGGCGGCGCCGAAGAGATGACGCGCCTCTATGAGATGACATCCTTTGAAAGAGAGGCTTCTGCCCAGGGACACACTGCAATCGCAGGTGTGGACGAAGCGGGCAGAGGTCCTCTTGCTGGTCCCGTCGTTGCAGCAGCAGCCATCGTTCCTCCGGGCCTTTATATTCCCTATATCAATGACAGCAAAAAACTCTCTCCTGCGAGACGGAAAGAGCTTTTTCATGCAATCAAATCCAATTCCTCTATCCTCACGGCAGTAGGCATAGTCTCCCCTGACGAGATCGATCGTATCAACATTTACCAAGCGACACAAGAGGCCATGCGGATTGCTGTGCGAGCGCTTCCGCAAAAACCCGATATCCTTTTAGTCGATGGCATGAAAATAGGCGAGTTTCCCTACCTCCAGTGGAAAATCATTAAAGGCGACGCTCTTTCCCAGTCGATAGCAGCCGCTTCCATTATAGCCAAAGAGACGCGGGATGCGTTGATGGAAGAGTATGACAGGCTCTATCCCGGCTATGGCTTTCTGAAGCATAAGGGCTATGGCACAGCCATGCATCTTGACGCGATTGAAAAACTGGGGCCTTGTCCCATCCATCGACGTTCATTTGCCCCTATAAGGGACTTTTAA